Proteins encoded together in one Osmerus eperlanus chromosome 20, fOsmEpe2.1, whole genome shotgun sequence window:
- the ppp1r10 gene encoding serine/threonine-protein phosphatase 1 regulatory subunit 10 isoform X1, producing MAVGPVDPREILKGVEALLGKDGELRSLEGVPKVFSLMKASHKMVSRCMYLNILLQTKSHDVLNRFIRVGGYKLLNAWLTYAKSTTNTPLLQLILLTLQKLPLKVDHLKQNNTAKLVKQLSKSGETEELRKLAAVLVEGWMAIIRSQSVSASGVSPADKKRKKEEGKVLTRDPKIEAAKVAEEEKKKEKPKAHAPSHAKIRSIGLEMDTPTPVPIKKPPVAPQLGDKYNIKPALLKRPSSGPGDAPPVEKKYKPLNMSTNSTKEIKVKIIPAQPIECTGFLDALNSAPVVGHKIKKKKLNAKAVSPTSNKPSPFDGKASSYPSSQGRPSSPDAPASASPPHEPQELEQPGTPVPADDPEAAENGDKPNALAEPRGEEETLTKKGKKKKSVRWAEEEQLKEYFYFDLDETERGQGMINVNKVKDFGEAAKRELMMDRHTFEMSRRLSHDAMEERVPWTPPRPLTLTGSLAASGANSTEKLAQREREMGILQEIFLTKESVPDCPHEPDPEPYEPMPPRLIPLDEDSTMMDDSYTEPMDTTPQPGPAGVPIEGSKLPPVLANLIKLGTSGPIPQAVGTPGGPVVPPSVNVQELLSSIMGAQGTQSTEDLIKQPDFSDKIKQLLGSLQQTQNQTPPIGPPPGVNQGLLGHGPGMNNMNMGNMNMGMQMPMNGGYPPNKPPGAPPHFNHPPPPHNHGPPFNAGGGPRMMGPPPGQGRGVDNGNYWGDDSMRGGPHRGGGGGGHFHRGRGRGGEQGFRGRGRGGPRGGLNNMGDMSKRPVCRHFMMKGNCRYESNCAFYHPGVNGPPLPPNHPANNQHSQHPPHPQHGH from the exons aTGGCAGTGGGCCCGGTGGACCCCAGAGAGATCCTGAAGGGTGTGGAGGCGCTTctggggaaggatggagagctGCGCAGCCTGGAAGGAGTCCCCAAAGTGTTCAG TCTGATGAAAGCCTCACACAAGATGGTCAGCAGATGTATGTACCTGAACATCTTATTGCAGACCAAATCCCATGATGTGCTCAACAG GTTTATCCGTGTCGGGGGCTACAAGCTGCTCAACGCATGGCTCACCTACGCCAAGAGCACCACCAACACTCCTCTGCTGCAGCTGATCCTGCTCACCCTGCAGAAGCTGCCCCTCAAGGTGGACCACCTCAAACAG AACAACACAGCTAAGCTGGTGAAGCAACTGAGCAAgtctggagagacagaag AGCTGAGGAAGCTGGCTGCCGTGCTGGTGGAAGGCTGGATGGCCATCATCCGCTCCCAGAGCGTGTCCGCCAGCGGGGTTTCTCCCGCAG ATAAGAAACGAAAGAAGGAGGAGGGCAAGGTGCTGACGCGGGACCCAAAGATCGAAGCGGCAAaggtggcagaggaggagaagaagaaggagaagcccAAGGCTCACGCTCCGAGCCACGCCAAGATCCGCTCCATAG GACTTGAGATGGACACCCCCACTCCTGTCCCCATCAAGAAGCCCCCCGTGGCCCCCCAGCTGGGGGACAAGTACAACATCAAGCCCGCTCTCCTCAAGAGACCCAG ctcGGGTCCAGGAGATGCCCCCCCGGTAGAGAAGAAATACAAACCACTCAACATGTCCACCAACTCCACCAAAGAGATTAAAGTCAAGATCATCCCTGCGCAAC CTATCGAGTGCACAGGGTTCCTGGACGCGCTCAACTCTGCGCCGGTGGTCGGCCACAAGATCAAGAAGAAGAAGCTCAACGCCAAGGCGGTCTCGCCAACGTCCAATAAG ccGAGTCCGTTTGACGGCAAAGCGTCTTCCTACCCGTCGTCCCAGGGCAGGCCCTCGTCCCCGGATGCCCCTGCCTCCGCCTCGCCCCCCCACGAGCCCCAGGAGCTGGAACAGCCCGGCACCCCTGTGCCTGCCGACGACCCCGAGGCCGCCGAGAACG gagacAAGCCCAACGCCCTGGCGGAGCCCCGGGGCGAGGAGGAGACTCTCACCAAGAAaggcaagaagaagaagagcgtccgctgggcggaggaggagcagctgaaGGAGTACTTCTACTTTGACCTGGACGAGACGGAGAGAGGTCAGGGGATGA TCAACGTCAACAAGGTCAAGGACTTTGGCGAGGCGGCCAAGCGCGAGCTGATGATGGACCGGCACACGTTCGAGATGTCCCGCCGGCTCTCCCACGAcgccatggaggagagggtcCCCTGGACGCCCCCCCGGCCCCTCACCCTCACCGGCTCCCTGGCCGCCTCGGGGGCCAACAGCACGGAGAAGCTGGCCCAGAGAGAGCGGGAAATGGGCATCCTGCAGGAGATCTTCCTCACCAAAGAGAG tgtGCCTGACTGTCCACATGAGCCCGACCCAGAGCCCTATGAGCCCATGCCTCCACGCCTCATTCCGCTCGACGAG GACTCTACCATGATGGATGACAGCTACACAGAGCCCATGGACACCACTCCCCAGCCAGGCCCCGCCGGGGTCCCCATCGAGGGCTCCAAGCTGCCCCCTGTCCTGGCCAACCTCATCAAGTTGGGCACCAGCGGGCCCATCCCCCAGGCAGTGGGCACGCCCGGCGGCCCCGTGGTGCCGCCCTCCGTCAACGTCCAGGAGCTCCTGTCCTCCATCATG ggCGCCCAGGGCACCCAGTCCACCGAGGACCTGATCAAGCAGCCCGACTTCTCGGACAAGATCAAGCAGCTGCTGGGCTCTCTGCAGCAGACCCAGAACCAGACCCCCCCCATCGGACCCCCCCCCGGAG TGAACCAGGGCTTGCTCGGACACGGCCCAGGCATGAACAACATGAACATGGGCAACATGAACATGGGCATGCAGATGCCCATGAACGGAGGCTACCCTCCCAACAAGCCCCCAGGCGCCCCCCCGCACTTtaaccaccccccgcccccgcacAACCACGGGCCCCCCTTCAATGCCGGGGGCGGCCCCCGCATGATGGGGCCCCCGCCGGGCCAGGGGCGAGGCGTAGACAACGGCAACTACTGGGGAGATGACTCCATGAGGGGCGGGCCCCAccgggggggcggcgggggaggACACTTCCACCGCGGccgaggcaggggaggggagcaggggttCAGAGGTCGTGGACGAGGGGGTCCTAGAGGAGGTCTCAACAACATGGGAG ACATGTCCAAGAGACCTGTGTGTCGCCATTTCATGATGAAGGGTAACTGCCGCTACGAGAGCAACTGTGCTTTCTACCACCCTGGAGTGAACGGGCCCCCGCTGCCCCCCAATCACCCGGCCAACAATCAGCACAgccagcaccccccccacccccaacatgGACACTAG
- the ppp1r10 gene encoding serine/threonine-protein phosphatase 1 regulatory subunit 10 isoform X2, producing MAVGPVDPREILKGVEALLGKDGELRSLEGVPKVFSLMKASHKMVSRCMYLNILLQTKSHDVLNRFIRVGGYKLLNAWLTYAKSTTNTPLLQLILLTLQKLPLKVDHLKQNNTAKLVKQLSKSGETEELRKLAAVLVEGWMAIIRSQSVSASGVSPADKKRKKEEGKVLTRDPKIEAAKVAEEEKKKEKPKAHAPSHAKIRSIGLEMDTPTPVPIKKPPVAPQLGDKYNIKPALLKRPSSGPGDAPPVEKKYKPLNMSTNSTKEIKVKIIPAQPIECTGFLDALNSAPVVGHKIKKKKLNAKAVSPTSNKPSPFDGKASSYPSSQGRPSSPDAPASASPPHEPQELEQPGTPVPADDPEAAENGDKPNALAEPRGEEETLTKKGKKKKSVRWAEEEQLKEYFYFDLDETERVNVNKVKDFGEAAKRELMMDRHTFEMSRRLSHDAMEERVPWTPPRPLTLTGSLAASGANSTEKLAQREREMGILQEIFLTKESVPDCPHEPDPEPYEPMPPRLIPLDEDSTMMDDSYTEPMDTTPQPGPAGVPIEGSKLPPVLANLIKLGTSGPIPQAVGTPGGPVVPPSVNVQELLSSIMGAQGTQSTEDLIKQPDFSDKIKQLLGSLQQTQNQTPPIGPPPGVNQGLLGHGPGMNNMNMGNMNMGMQMPMNGGYPPNKPPGAPPHFNHPPPPHNHGPPFNAGGGPRMMGPPPGQGRGVDNGNYWGDDSMRGGPHRGGGGGGHFHRGRGRGGEQGFRGRGRGGPRGGLNNMGDMSKRPVCRHFMMKGNCRYESNCAFYHPGVNGPPLPPNHPANNQHSQHPPHPQHGH from the exons aTGGCAGTGGGCCCGGTGGACCCCAGAGAGATCCTGAAGGGTGTGGAGGCGCTTctggggaaggatggagagctGCGCAGCCTGGAAGGAGTCCCCAAAGTGTTCAG TCTGATGAAAGCCTCACACAAGATGGTCAGCAGATGTATGTACCTGAACATCTTATTGCAGACCAAATCCCATGATGTGCTCAACAG GTTTATCCGTGTCGGGGGCTACAAGCTGCTCAACGCATGGCTCACCTACGCCAAGAGCACCACCAACACTCCTCTGCTGCAGCTGATCCTGCTCACCCTGCAGAAGCTGCCCCTCAAGGTGGACCACCTCAAACAG AACAACACAGCTAAGCTGGTGAAGCAACTGAGCAAgtctggagagacagaag AGCTGAGGAAGCTGGCTGCCGTGCTGGTGGAAGGCTGGATGGCCATCATCCGCTCCCAGAGCGTGTCCGCCAGCGGGGTTTCTCCCGCAG ATAAGAAACGAAAGAAGGAGGAGGGCAAGGTGCTGACGCGGGACCCAAAGATCGAAGCGGCAAaggtggcagaggaggagaagaagaaggagaagcccAAGGCTCACGCTCCGAGCCACGCCAAGATCCGCTCCATAG GACTTGAGATGGACACCCCCACTCCTGTCCCCATCAAGAAGCCCCCCGTGGCCCCCCAGCTGGGGGACAAGTACAACATCAAGCCCGCTCTCCTCAAGAGACCCAG ctcGGGTCCAGGAGATGCCCCCCCGGTAGAGAAGAAATACAAACCACTCAACATGTCCACCAACTCCACCAAAGAGATTAAAGTCAAGATCATCCCTGCGCAAC CTATCGAGTGCACAGGGTTCCTGGACGCGCTCAACTCTGCGCCGGTGGTCGGCCACAAGATCAAGAAGAAGAAGCTCAACGCCAAGGCGGTCTCGCCAACGTCCAATAAG ccGAGTCCGTTTGACGGCAAAGCGTCTTCCTACCCGTCGTCCCAGGGCAGGCCCTCGTCCCCGGATGCCCCTGCCTCCGCCTCGCCCCCCCACGAGCCCCAGGAGCTGGAACAGCCCGGCACCCCTGTGCCTGCCGACGACCCCGAGGCCGCCGAGAACG gagacAAGCCCAACGCCCTGGCGGAGCCCCGGGGCGAGGAGGAGACTCTCACCAAGAAaggcaagaagaagaagagcgtccgctgggcggaggaggagcagctgaaGGAGTACTTCTACTTTGACCTGGACGAGACGGAGAGAG TCAACGTCAACAAGGTCAAGGACTTTGGCGAGGCGGCCAAGCGCGAGCTGATGATGGACCGGCACACGTTCGAGATGTCCCGCCGGCTCTCCCACGAcgccatggaggagagggtcCCCTGGACGCCCCCCCGGCCCCTCACCCTCACCGGCTCCCTGGCCGCCTCGGGGGCCAACAGCACGGAGAAGCTGGCCCAGAGAGAGCGGGAAATGGGCATCCTGCAGGAGATCTTCCTCACCAAAGAGAG tgtGCCTGACTGTCCACATGAGCCCGACCCAGAGCCCTATGAGCCCATGCCTCCACGCCTCATTCCGCTCGACGAG GACTCTACCATGATGGATGACAGCTACACAGAGCCCATGGACACCACTCCCCAGCCAGGCCCCGCCGGGGTCCCCATCGAGGGCTCCAAGCTGCCCCCTGTCCTGGCCAACCTCATCAAGTTGGGCACCAGCGGGCCCATCCCCCAGGCAGTGGGCACGCCCGGCGGCCCCGTGGTGCCGCCCTCCGTCAACGTCCAGGAGCTCCTGTCCTCCATCATG ggCGCCCAGGGCACCCAGTCCACCGAGGACCTGATCAAGCAGCCCGACTTCTCGGACAAGATCAAGCAGCTGCTGGGCTCTCTGCAGCAGACCCAGAACCAGACCCCCCCCATCGGACCCCCCCCCGGAG TGAACCAGGGCTTGCTCGGACACGGCCCAGGCATGAACAACATGAACATGGGCAACATGAACATGGGCATGCAGATGCCCATGAACGGAGGCTACCCTCCCAACAAGCCCCCAGGCGCCCCCCCGCACTTtaaccaccccccgcccccgcacAACCACGGGCCCCCCTTCAATGCCGGGGGCGGCCCCCGCATGATGGGGCCCCCGCCGGGCCAGGGGCGAGGCGTAGACAACGGCAACTACTGGGGAGATGACTCCATGAGGGGCGGGCCCCAccgggggggcggcgggggaggACACTTCCACCGCGGccgaggcaggggaggggagcaggggttCAGAGGTCGTGGACGAGGGGGTCCTAGAGGAGGTCTCAACAACATGGGAG ACATGTCCAAGAGACCTGTGTGTCGCCATTTCATGATGAAGGGTAACTGCCGCTACGAGAGCAACTGTGCTTTCTACCACCCTGGAGTGAACGGGCCCCCGCTGCCCCCCAATCACCCGGCCAACAATCAGCACAgccagcaccccccccacccccaacatgGACACTAG